The following is a genomic window from Thaumasiovibrio subtropicus.
GCCAAGCGCTTCACGAGAGGCGTAGTAGGCTTCCGCTACCTGTTTAGTGAGGTTGCGAATGCGGAGGATATAGCGCTGTCGTTCGGTCACAGAGATCGCTTTGCGGGCATCTAACAAGTTAAATGCATGGCCAGCCTTAAGAATGCGCTCATAAGCAGGCAGTGACAGCGGTGTTTCTAGCGCGAGAAGTTCCTGACACTCTTTTTCACATTGATCGAAGAAAGAGAAAAGGAAGTCGACATCAGCATGTTCAAAGTTGTAAGTCGATTGCTCAACTTCATTCTGATGGAAGATATCGCCGTAAGTGACTTTACCAAATGGGCCGTCTGTCCAAACAAGGTCATAAACAGAATCAACCCCTTGAATGTACATAGCCAGACGTTCGATACCATAAGTGATTTCACCAGTTACCGGTTTACACTCTAAGCCACCCACCTGCTGGAAATAAGTGAACTGAGTGACTTCCATACCGTTAAGCCACACTTCCCAACCAAGACCCCAAGCCCCAAGCGTCGGGTTCTCCCAGTTGTCTTCTACGAAGCGGATGTCATGAACTTGTGTATCAATACCAAGTGCTTCTAGGGAGCCCAAGTACAACTCCTGAATATTGTCTGGAGATGGCTTAAGGATCACTTGGAACTGGTAGTAATGTTGGAGGCGGTTAGGGTTTTCGCCATAACGACCGTCGGTAGGACGACGTGATGGTTGAACATAAGCCGCAGCGATTGGCTCTGGACCCAGTGCGCGTAGACATGTCATTGGGTGAGAGGTACCTGCACCCACTTCCATGTCCAGTGGTTGTACGATGGTACAGCCCTGCTGGCCCCAGTAATCCTGCAGCGCGAGGATCATGCCCTGAAAGGTCTTGATGTCGTATTTGTGCATTGTCTACTTCGCGTGAATATGGTGGATTAAAAAGAGAAAATAACACTCGATTATACATGGCTAAGTCAAGCGGGAGTAGGGTAATTGGGTTTTTTATCGCCATTACGTGGCGAATAGAACTGTTTGCTTAATGGCGTGTTCATCGGAGCTTGAACAGCAAAGAGAGTTAACTCGAAGAAGTGCGTGCAAAGGTTGAGACAAAACAGTTTGTTACTTTTCCTGACATGGATTTAACGGGCTTTACTTACGTGTTGCTATAATCACGGTTTTGAATATTCCATTTTTGGCTCGGAGCTCTCATGAAAAAGTTAGTACTTGCAGCAGTCATTGCTGCGGTTACCGCGACAGGTTGTACAACGACCAATCCTTACACGGGTGAACAACAAACGGCGAAGGCAACAACTGGTTCCGTCATCGGTGCTGTTGCGGGTGCCGCTGTAGGCGCAGCATCTTCAAGCCGCGGTGATCGCAAGAAAGGTATTTTGATTGGTGCTGCATCGGGTGCTGCTGTCGGTG
Proteins encoded in this region:
- the glyQ gene encoding glycine--tRNA ligase subunit alpha yields the protein MHKYDIKTFQGMILALQDYWGQQGCTIVQPLDMEVGAGTSHPMTCLRALGPEPIAAAYVQPSRRPTDGRYGENPNRLQHYYQFQVILKPSPDNIQELYLGSLEALGIDTQVHDIRFVEDNWENPTLGAWGLGWEVWLNGMEVTQFTYFQQVGGLECKPVTGEITYGIERLAMYIQGVDSVYDLVWTDGPFGKVTYGDIFHQNEVEQSTYNFEHADVDFLFSFFDQCEKECQELLALETPLSLPAYERILKAGHAFNLLDARKAISVTERQRYILRIRNLTKQVAEAYYASREALGFPMCKK